The following DNA comes from Sinorhizobium mexicanum.
TCCTTGCCGATGTCCCAGGTGGAGCGCAGCGCGATGCCAGCGCCGGCGATCACCGCCTCGCGGATGATCTCCGACGAATTGGTGACGAGCGGCCCCTCCGGGCGATAGGTGAGACTGCCGCCGGGACCCTCGAGCTTCCAGTTATCGTTATTGTGGGCCGGTAGGCAGATATGGTTCGCGAGATCACCGATTTCACTCGGGAGGCCGTGGCGCGCGACATAGCTCGGGGCGGCGCACAGGAGGCGGCGGACGGGCGCAAGCTTGCGGGCGACGAGGCTTGAATCGGTGAGTTCGCCGATCCGCACAGCGAGATCGAAGCCATCAGCGACGATATCGGCGAAATCGTCGCTGAGAACAATGTGGAGTTTCAGGTCCGGATGATCCTTCATGAAGCCGATCAGATGCGGTGCGATGTGCATGCGTCCGAAAGACGTTGGAGCGCTGATCCGGAGCGTGCCCTGCGCCTGCGACGAGCGGCCCGAGGCATAGGCCTCGGCATCTTCAATACCGGCGAGGATGCTGAGGACGCGGTCGTAAAAACCCTGTCCCGCCTCCGTCAGCGAAATTTGCCGCGTGGTGCGCTGGAGAAGCCGCGTGCCGAGCCTGTCCTCCAGCCGCTTGACGCGCTTGGAGATTACCGCCGGAGACAGGCTGAGCAGGCGTCCGGCGGCTGACATGCTGCCGGATGAGACGACCCGCGCAAAGATCTCGAGATCGCCGAGATTTGTCATTAATCTTGACCATTTTTGCCAGAAACAAAAAGATCACTAGCATTTGCCGAGTGCCCATCCTAGTGCGTGTTTCCTTAAGTCCAAGCCGATTTAGGGTAAAACCATGCGGCGCTTCAAAGCGCCACCGTGCCTAGCCGCGTCTGACCAGACGCGCGGCGCAGGCATTCGGCTTTCACAAAGCGGTTAAGATGCTCTAGATTCGCATTGCCTTACACGTGCATTTGAACGTGTGGTGCGCTAGTGGTAAACAAAAAATACCAATTTGTGGCCGCATTGCTTGGGAGGATCCTATGCCGGAGATGATCGGGTTTCTGAAGCCGAAACAAGCCGTTCTGGATCGCCGGCAGGAAATTGTTGCCGATCTCAAGGATCTCCTGCCCAAGGGCTGCCTGATCAGCGAGGAGCGCGAGCTGAAGCCCTTCGAGACCGATGCATTCCTTGCCTATCGGCGGTTGCCGCTTGCCGTCGCTCTGCCGGAAACGACGGAACAGGTGGCTGCCCTGCTCAAATATTGCAGCCGCTACGGTGTTCCGGTCGTGCCGCGCGGCGCCGGCACCTCGCTCTCGGGCGGCGCCATCCCGCAGGAGGATGCCGTCGTCATCGGTCTTTCGAAGATGTCGCGCATTCTCGACATCGACCTCTTTAACAGGACGGCCACCGTTCAGGCGGGCGTCACCAACATCAATATTTCCGAGGCGGTTTCCGCCGACGGTTTCTTCTATGCGCCCGATCCGAGCTCGCAGCTCGCCTGCACCATCGGCGGCAATATCGGCATGAACTCCGGCGGCGCCCATTGCCTGAAATACGGAGTCACCACCAATAATCTTTTGGGCGTGAAGATGGTGCTTTTCGACGGCACGGTGATTGAGCTCGGCGGCAAGGCGCTGGACGCGGCCGGATACGATCTGCTTGGGCTCGTATGCGGCTCGGAGGGCCAGCTCGGTATCGTCACGGAAGCAACGGTGCGATTGATCGCCAAGCCGGAAGGTGCGCGGCCGGTGCTCTTCGGCTTCGCCTCGTCCGAGGCGGCCGGTGCCTGCGTTGCCGATGTTATCGGAGCGGGCATCATTCCGGTTGCCATGGAATTCATGGACAAGCCGGCGATCGAGATCTGCGAAGCCTTCGCACATGCCGGCTATCCGCTCGACGTCGAGGCTCTGCTGATCGTCGAGGTCGAGGGATCGGAGGCTGAGATGGACGCGATGCTTCAACGCATCATCGAGGTCGCCCGCCGCCATGGCGTCACCACGATCCGGGAGTGCCAATCCGCATTGGAGGCGGCGCTGATCTGGAAGGGCCGGAAATCGGCGTTCGGTGCGACGGGCCGCATTGCGGACTATATCTGCATGGATGGCACCGTGCCGCTCAGCCAGCTTTCGCATGTGTTGCGCAAGACCGCCGAGATCGTCGCGGGCTATGGCCTGCGCGTGGCGAACGTCTTCCATGCCGGTGACGGCAACATGCATCCGCTGATCCTCTACAACATCAACGATCCGGAGGATGCGGCGAGAGCCGAAGCGGCCGGCAACGACATCCTCAAGCTCTGCGTCGATGCCGGCGGCTGTCTGACGGGCGAACATGGCGTTGGCATAGAAAAGCGCGATCTGATGTTGCACCAGTACAGCCGGAACGATCTCGATCAGCAGATGGCCACGCGCGCGGCCTTCGATCCCGAGTGGATCCTCAATCCATCGAAGGTCTTTCCGCTCGAAGGGCGTCCGGCAGCATGATCGTCCACTTCGAACCGGCGAGCGAGGAGGGGATCGCCTCCGTCGTGCGCTCCGCTGCGGCAGAGCGCGTCACTCTGGCAATCGTCGGCGGTGGCACGCGTGCGGGGCTCGGCAATCCGGTGCGGACCGACCGGACGCTCTCGACGCGCCGCCTCTCCGGCATCGTCAGCTACAATCCGGCGGAAATGACCATGAGCGCGCTCGCGGGAACGCCGCTTGCCGAGGTCGAAGCCGCGCTTCGAGCCAAAGGCCAGATGCTTTCCTTCGAACCGATGGATCATAGGCCGATATTCGCCACGTCAGGCGAACCGACGATCGGCGGGGTATTCGCAGCGAATGTTTCCGGTCCGCGTCGCTACGTCGCCGGTGCCGCGCGCGACAGCCTGCTCGGCGTGCGCTTCGTCAATGGCGCCGGTGAACTGATCAAGGCCGGTGGCCGGGTCATGAAGAACGTCACCGGGCTCGACCTCGTCAAGCTCATGGCGGGCTCCTACGGCACGCTCGGGATCCTGACGGAAGTCACCTTCAAGGTGCAGCCCGTTCCGCCGGCGGCCGCAACGGTGGTCGTTTCGGGCCTCAATGATGCCGAGGCCGCCGCGGCCATGGCCGAGACGATGGCGCAGCCGGTGGAGGCTTCCGGCGCAGCGCATCTGCCCGAGAGCGTGCGCGGACGCTTCCTCAATGGCGCACTTCCCGACGGAGCCGCAACCGTGCTGAGGCTGGAAGGCCTTGCGGATTCGGTCGACCTGCGTGCCGAGAAGCTCACAACGGCGCTTTCCCGCTTCGGGTCGGTCTCTCGCCTCGACGCCGAGGCAACGCGTCTGTTGTGGGCGGAAATCCGCGACGTAAAATCCTACGCCGATGGCACAAGGAGGGCGTTGTGGCGGGTTTCGGTCGCGCCGTCCTCCGGGCACCAGCTCGTCGCTGCGCTACGCCTTCAAACGGGTGTCGATGCTTTTTACGATTGGCAGGGTGGGCTCGTCTGGCTGCGGATGGAGGCGGATGCC
Coding sequences within:
- a CDS encoding FAD-linked oxidase C-terminal domain-containing protein, whose translation is MPEMIGFLKPKQAVLDRRQEIVADLKDLLPKGCLISEERELKPFETDAFLAYRRLPLAVALPETTEQVAALLKYCSRYGVPVVPRGAGTSLSGGAIPQEDAVVIGLSKMSRILDIDLFNRTATVQAGVTNINISEAVSADGFFYAPDPSSQLACTIGGNIGMNSGGAHCLKYGVTTNNLLGVKMVLFDGTVIELGGKALDAAGYDLLGLVCGSEGQLGIVTEATVRLIAKPEGARPVLFGFASSEAAGACVADVIGAGIIPVAMEFMDKPAIEICEAFAHAGYPLDVEALLIVEVEGSEAEMDAMLQRIIEVARRHGVTTIRECQSALEAALIWKGRKSAFGATGRIADYICMDGTVPLSQLSHVLRKTAEIVAGYGLRVANVFHAGDGNMHPLILYNINDPEDAARAEAAGNDILKLCVDAGGCLTGEHGVGIEKRDLMLHQYSRNDLDQQMATRAAFDPEWILNPSKVFPLEGRPAA
- the glcE gene encoding glycolate oxidase subunit GlcE — translated: MIVHFEPASEEGIASVVRSAAAERVTLAIVGGGTRAGLGNPVRTDRTLSTRRLSGIVSYNPAEMTMSALAGTPLAEVEAALRAKGQMLSFEPMDHRPIFATSGEPTIGGVFAANVSGPRRYVAGAARDSLLGVRFVNGAGELIKAGGRVMKNVTGLDLVKLMAGSYGTLGILTEVTFKVQPVPPAAATVVVSGLNDAEAAAAMAETMAQPVEASGAAHLPESVRGRFLNGALPDGAATVLRLEGLADSVDLRAEKLTTALSRFGSVSRLDAEATRLLWAEIRDVKSYADGTRRALWRVSVAPSSGHQLVAALRLQTGVDAFYDWQGGLVWLRMEADAEAELVRRYVGALGGGHASLVRAGDNVRASVPAFEPQAPAVVQLTERIRARFDPARIFNPGRMAANK
- a CDS encoding LysR family transcriptional regulator, with translation MTNLGDLEIFARVVSSGSMSAAGRLLSLSPAVISKRVKRLEDRLGTRLLQRTTRQISLTEAGQGFYDRVLSILAGIEDAEAYASGRSSQAQGTLRISAPTSFGRMHIAPHLIGFMKDHPDLKLHIVLSDDFADIVADGFDLAVRIGELTDSSLVARKLAPVRRLLCAAPSYVARHGLPSEIGDLANHICLPAHNNDNWKLEGPGGSLTYRPEGPLVTNSSEIIREAVIAGAGIALRSTWDIGKELRAGQLVQVLPQWEGSRNLTLSAVYPSRQFLPAKVRLFIDYLAALYGPVPYWEQ